Proteins co-encoded in one Medicago truncatula cultivar Jemalong A17 chromosome 8, MtrunA17r5.0-ANR, whole genome shotgun sequence genomic window:
- the LOC11410295 gene encoding 50S ribosomal protein L7/L12, with the protein MKFSRFLQFSHLRKTLIQNPNFLSPQIPKPYIIPPNPKSHLRNYNTDSPNHENVSAIVEELAGLTLIEAMDLVEVMREKKGINELPIMMLMVPGMGIRGMPRGVGGGKGGGGSEKGGEVKKVEEKTAFDVKLDGFDAASKIKVIKEVRSFTSLGLKEAKDLVEKSPTLLKKGVTKEEAEGIIAKLKEVGAKASME; encoded by the coding sequence ATGAAGTTTTCACGTTTCCTACAATTCTCACATCTCCGCAAAACCCtaattcaaaaccctaatttccttTCTCCCCAAATTCCAAAACCCTACATCATCCCCCCAAATCCAAAATCCCATTTACGCAATTACAACACCGATTCACCGAATCACGAAAATGTATCAGCAATCGTCGAGGAACTCGCAGGATTAACGCTTATCGAAGCAATGGATCTCGTTGAAGTGATGCGAGAGAAAAAGGGAATCAACGAGCTTCCGATTATGATGTTGATGGTTCCTGGAATGGGAATAAGGGGAATGCCGAGGGGTGTGGGTGGAGGGAAAGGGGGTGGTGGTAGTGAAAAGGGAGGTGAGGTGAAGAAAGTTGAGGAGAAAACGGCGTTTGATGTGAAGCTTGATGGTTTTGATGCTGCGTCGAAGATTAAGGTTATTAAAGAAGTTAGGAGTTTTACTAGTTTGGGGTTGAAGGAAGCTAAGGATTTGGTGGAGAAATCGCCTACGCTTTTGAAGAAAGGTGTGACGAAGGAAGAGGCCGAGGGGATTATTGCTAAGTTGAAGGAGGTTGGTGCAAAAGCTTCTATGGAATAA
- the LOC11426556 gene encoding uncharacterized protein isoform X1 encodes MEFIIGDAKFQMQKFIEKIVDMMKAERLFESQGGPIIMSQIENECGPTEYEIGVSRYGYRTRYRSSVDHVLIPAMASIVIISIQIRITNQRCGQKLGLAGLRSLEVQFLTDLLKTWHFQLQDLYRKEGHCTIITKQI; translated from the exons ATGGAGTTCATCATTGGAGATGCCAAG TTTCAAATGCAAAAATTTATTGAGAAGATTGTTGATATGATGAAAGCAGAAAGGCTATTTGAGTCTCAGGGTGGTCCAATAATTATGTCTCAG ATTGAAAATGAATGTGGACCTACGGAGTATGAAATTGGTGTAAGCAGGTATGGCTATAGGACTCGGTACCGGAGTTCCGTGGATCATGT ATTAATACCTGCAATGGCTTCTATTGTGATTATTTCTATCCAAATAAGGATTACAAACCAAAGATGTGGACAGAAGCTTGGACTGGCTG GTTTACGGAGTTTGGAGGTCCAGTTCCTCACCGACCTGCTGAAGACATGGCATTTTCAGTTGCAAGATTTATACAGAAAGGAGGGTCATTGCACTATAATAaccaaacaaatttaa
- the LOC11426556 gene encoding uncharacterized protein isoform X2, producing the protein MEFIIGDAKFQMQKFIEKIVDMMKAERLFESQGGPIIMSQIENECGPTEYEIGVSRLIPAMASIVIISIQIRITNQRCGQKLGLAGLRSLEVQFLTDLLKTWHFQLQDLYRKEGHCTIITKQI; encoded by the exons ATGGAGTTCATCATTGGAGATGCCAAG TTTCAAATGCAAAAATTTATTGAGAAGATTGTTGATATGATGAAAGCAGAAAGGCTATTTGAGTCTCAGGGTGGTCCAATAATTATGTCTCAG ATTGAAAATGAATGTGGACCTACGGAGTATGAAATTGGTGTAAGCAG ATTAATACCTGCAATGGCTTCTATTGTGATTATTTCTATCCAAATAAGGATTACAAACCAAAGATGTGGACAGAAGCTTGGACTGGCTG GTTTACGGAGTTTGGAGGTCCAGTTCCTCACCGACCTGCTGAAGACATGGCATTTTCAGTTGCAAGATTTATACAGAAAGGAGGGTCATTGCACTATAATAaccaaacaaatttaa